A genomic segment from Propionispora vibrioides encodes:
- a CDS encoding macro domain-containing protein — MISVGKKAIGIKQGDITAENTDAIVNPANSRLQHGGGAARAIAVKGGPEIQKQSNDIIKRIGLVPVGKAVLTDAGNLPCKFVIHTVGPQWGEGNEHEKLRKVIISVLTLTELYNLKSVSMPAISSGIFGFPKTDCAKILIETAYQFLQQDGVGLEHIVMCNFDEETYQIFLREEKRFSEGLKL; from the coding sequence ATGATAAGTGTGGGTAAGAAGGCTATTGGTATTAAACAGGGCGATATAACGGCGGAAAATACCGACGCAATTGTCAATCCCGCCAACTCCAGGCTGCAGCATGGCGGAGGCGCGGCGCGGGCGATAGCGGTCAAAGGCGGACCGGAGATACAAAAACAAAGCAACGATATTATTAAAAGAATCGGATTAGTGCCCGTCGGCAAAGCCGTGCTCACCGATGCCGGAAATTTGCCCTGCAAATTTGTGATTCATACAGTCGGCCCCCAGTGGGGCGAGGGAAATGAACACGAGAAATTGAGGAAGGTCATTATAAGTGTACTTACCTTGACTGAACTGTATAACTTAAAATCTGTCTCTATGCCTGCCATATCCAGCGGTATTTTTGGCTTTCCCAAAACAGATTGCGCCAAGATACTGATCGAAACTGCATATCAGTTTTTGCAGCAAGACGGAGTAGGGCTTGAGCATATCGTCATGTGCAATTTTGATGAGGAGACTTATCAAATATTTTTACGGGAAGAAAAAAGGTTCAGTGAAGGGTTAAAACTGTGA